The Thermodesulfovibrionales bacterium genome has a window encoding:
- a CDS encoding DUF362 domain-containing protein: protein MSRVILKNASYEYEILRSRIFEILDGLGDERIGKGGTVLIKPNLLAPAPPDKAMLTHPLVIRATVEYVLEKGAKARISDSPAIGSFEKVLRESGIRETLRGLEVEYREFRLSETVAIGAPFKSIEIARDALRADTLINLPKLKTHTQMLLTLGVKNLFGCIVGFRKPEWHFRTGVDREMFAKLLVQINDILRPPITILDGIVAMEGQGPGRGGTPTDLGVLIGSDSAVSLDITVCEMLRIDPDRLPTNKAAREMGLADDRIEREGDLPEVRGFKLPEITPLVFGPRRLHGIMRRHLVQRPVSDKALCRLCGECWKYCPAEAITSDRKKLRFDYEKCIRCYCCIEVCPHAALRAVETLPGKIVRKMVKR from the coding sequence ATGTCAAGGGTCATCCTAAAGAATGCGTCTTACGAGTACGAAATTCTGAGGTCGAGGATTTTTGAGATCCTAGACGGCCTCGGGGATGAGAGGATAGGGAAGGGCGGGACTGTCCTCATCAAACCAAACCTGCTCGCCCCTGCTCCGCCCGATAAGGCGATGCTCACGCATCCCCTCGTTATTAGGGCTACTGTTGAATACGTGCTCGAGAAGGGCGCCAAGGCGCGGATTTCGGATAGTCCGGCCATCGGCTCTTTCGAAAAGGTATTGAGAGAGAGCGGAATCAGGGAGACCCTGAGGGGCCTAGAAGTGGAATACCGGGAATTCAGACTCTCAGAAACTGTCGCTATCGGTGCGCCCTTCAAAAGCATAGAGATTGCGCGGGACGCCCTGAGAGCCGATACCCTCATAAATCTCCCGAAACTCAAGACGCACACCCAGATGCTCCTTACCCTTGGGGTAAAGAACCTCTTCGGCTGCATCGTGGGCTTCAGGAAGCCAGAATGGCATTTCAGAACAGGAGTCGATCGAGAGATGTTTGCGAAGCTGCTCGTTCAGATCAATGACATTCTAAGACCCCCTATTACCATTCTCGACGGCATAGTTGCCATGGAGGGCCAGGGACCGGGAAGGGGCGGAACGCCGACGGATTTAGGAGTTCTCATCGGCAGCGATAGCGCCGTTTCTCTGGATATTACGGTCTGTGAAATGCTCCGCATCGATCCTGACAGATTGCCGACGAATAAGGCCGCTCGGGAGATGGGGCTGGCTGACGACAGAATCGAGAGGGAGGGAGACCTCCCGGAGGTCAGGGGATTCAAACTGCCCGAGATAACTCCGCTCGTTTTCGGCCCCCGGAGGCTGCACGGCATCATGAGGAGACATCTCGTTCAGAGACCGGTGTCCGATAAGGCACTCTGCAGGCTATGCGGGGAGTGTTGGAAATACTGTCCGGCCGAAGCGATAACGTCCGATCGAAAGAAGCTCAGATTTGATTATGAGAAATGCATCCGATGCTATTGCTGTATAGAGGTCTGCCCCCATGCCGCCCTCAGAGCGGTCGAGACGCTGCCGGGAAAAATAGTAAGAAAGATGGTGAAGCGGTAA